In Actinomadura luzonensis, a single window of DNA contains:
- a CDS encoding purine-cytosine permease family protein — protein sequence MSDTITEIETYGVERIPDADRTARPLDLFRVAFGGANTFATCVLGAFPILFGLSFWQGLAATVLGLVVGALILAPLSLFGPLNGTNNAVSSSAHLGVHGRVVGSFLSLLTAIAFFSISVWSSGDALVGGAHRLVGLPDTDVSYAVAYGIFAVLVLVVCVYGFRFMLFVNKIAVAAASLLFVLGLFAFAGDFDPSYPGTLAAGDPLFWPSFIGAALIVLSNPVSFGAFLGDWSRYIPADTPRRRVMAAAFLSQLATVLPFFFGLATASIIAAKAADFMDPAAPNYVGGLLAVSPGWYFVPVCLIALIGGMSTGTTSLYGTGLDFSSVFPRFSRVQATVFIGTLSIVFIFAGRFAANLTQSISTFATLIITCTAPWMVIMMLGYVTRRGWYDPEALQVFNRRQRGGRYWFSHGWNWRGLAAWLVSAGLALMFVNLPGQFVGPLGELAGGVDVSLPLGLAAAALLYLALLTAFPEPREVYGPLGPRLVRAADTPVPPIVDGRATEPVAP from the coding sequence ATGAGCGACACCATCACCGAGATCGAGACCTACGGGGTCGAGCGCATCCCCGACGCCGACCGCACGGCCCGCCCGCTCGACCTGTTCCGGGTGGCCTTCGGCGGCGCGAACACGTTCGCCACCTGCGTCCTCGGGGCCTTCCCCATCCTGTTCGGCCTGTCGTTCTGGCAGGGGCTCGCCGCGACCGTGCTCGGGCTGGTGGTGGGGGCGCTGATCCTGGCGCCGCTGTCGTTGTTCGGGCCGCTGAACGGCACCAACAACGCGGTGTCGTCCTCGGCGCACCTGGGCGTGCACGGGCGGGTCGTGGGCTCGTTCCTGTCGCTGCTGACCGCGATCGCGTTCTTCTCGATCTCGGTGTGGTCGTCGGGCGACGCGCTGGTCGGCGGCGCGCACCGGCTGGTGGGGCTGCCGGACACGGACGTGTCGTACGCGGTCGCCTACGGGATCTTCGCGGTCCTCGTGCTGGTCGTGTGCGTGTACGGCTTCCGCTTCATGCTGTTCGTCAACAAGATCGCGGTGGCGGCGGCGTCGCTGCTGTTCGTCCTCGGGCTGTTCGCCTTCGCCGGGGACTTCGACCCGTCCTACCCGGGCACGCTGGCGGCCGGCGACCCGCTGTTCTGGCCGTCGTTCATCGGCGCGGCGCTCATCGTGTTGTCGAACCCGGTGTCGTTCGGCGCCTTCCTCGGCGACTGGTCGCGCTACATCCCGGCCGACACGCCGCGCCGGCGGGTGATGGCGGCCGCGTTCCTGTCGCAGCTCGCCACCGTCCTGCCGTTCTTCTTCGGCCTGGCGACGGCCTCGATCATCGCCGCCAAGGCCGCGGACTTCATGGACCCGGCGGCGCCCAACTACGTCGGCGGCCTGCTCGCGGTCTCGCCCGGCTGGTACTTCGTGCCGGTCTGCCTGATCGCCCTCATCGGCGGCATGTCCACCGGCACCACCTCCCTGTACGGCACCGGCCTGGACTTCTCCAGCGTGTTCCCCCGGTTCAGCCGCGTGCAGGCCACGGTCTTCATCGGTACGCTGTCGATCGTGTTCATCTTCGCCGGCCGCTTCGCCGCGAACCTGACGCAGAGCATCTCGACGTTCGCCACGCTCATCATCACGTGCACCGCCCCGTGGATGGTGATCATGATGCTCGGCTACGTGACCCGGCGCGGCTGGTACGACCCGGAGGCGCTGCAGGTCTTCAACCGCCGCCAGCGCGGCGGCCGCTACTGGTTCAGCCACGGCTGGAACTGGCGGGGCCTGGCCGCCTGGCTGGTCTCGGCGGGGCTCGCGCTGATGTTCGTCAACCTGCCGGGGCAGTTCGTCGGCCCGCTCGGCGAGCTGGCCGGCGGCGTGGACGTCTCGCTGCCGCTGGGCCTGGCCGCCGCCGCGCTGCTCTACCTGGCGCTGCTGACCGCCTTCCCCGAGCCGCGCGAGGTCTACGGCCCGCTGGGGCCGCGCCTGGTGCGCGCCGCCGACACCCCGGTGCCGCCCATCGTGGACGGCCGCGCCACCGAGCCGGTCGCCCCGTGA
- the speB gene encoding agmatinase yields the protein MTIGPVDSSRVPRFAGPATFARLPRLDQVERADVAVVGVPFDTGVSYRPGARFGPAAVREASRLLRPYHPGLDVSPFESAQVADAGDIAANPFDIGAAIEAIEEGASSIDARLVTIGGDHTIALPLLRAAAKKHGPVALLHFDAHLDTWDTYFGAEYTHGTPFRRAVEEGLVDTEALGHVGIRGPLYGKKDLEDDRRLGFGILTAADVLRRGLDEVVDVLRQRVGDRPLYVSVDIDVLDPAHAPGTGTPEAGGLTSRELLEILRGLAGCDLVGADVVEVAPAYDHAEITSIAASHVAYDLVSLLALNPKKDART from the coding sequence ATGACTATCGGTCCCGTCGACTCCTCCCGGGTCCCGCGTTTCGCCGGGCCCGCCACCTTCGCCCGCCTGCCCCGCCTCGACCAGGTGGAGCGGGCCGACGTCGCCGTCGTGGGCGTGCCGTTCGACACCGGCGTGTCCTACCGGCCGGGCGCCCGGTTCGGGCCCGCCGCGGTCCGGGAGGCGTCCCGGCTGCTGCGGCCCTACCATCCGGGGCTCGACGTCTCGCCGTTCGAGTCGGCGCAGGTGGCCGACGCCGGCGACATCGCGGCCAACCCGTTCGACATCGGCGCGGCCATCGAGGCGATCGAGGAGGGGGCGAGCTCGATCGACGCCCGGCTGGTGACCATCGGCGGCGACCACACGATCGCGCTGCCGCTGCTGCGGGCCGCCGCGAAGAAGCACGGACCGGTCGCGTTGCTGCACTTCGACGCGCACCTCGACACCTGGGACACCTACTTCGGCGCGGAGTACACCCACGGCACCCCGTTCCGGCGGGCGGTGGAGGAGGGGCTGGTGGACACCGAGGCGCTCGGGCACGTCGGCATCCGCGGCCCCCTGTACGGCAAGAAGGACCTGGAGGACGACCGCCGCCTCGGCTTCGGCATCCTGACCGCCGCCGACGTGCTGCGGCGCGGCCTGGACGAGGTCGTCGACGTGCTGCGGCAGCGCGTCGGCGACCGCCCCTTGTACGTCTCGGTCGACATCGACGTGCTCGACCCCGCCCACGCCCCCGGCACCGGCACCCCAGAGGCCGGCGGGCTGACCAGCCGGGAGCTGCTGGAGATCCTGCGCGGGCTGGCCGGCTGCGACCTGGTCGGGGCCGACGTCGTCGAGGTGGCCCCGGCCTACGACCACGCGGAGATCACCTCGATCGCCGCCTCCCACGTGGCCTACGACCTCGTCAGCCTGCTGGCCCTGAACCCGAAGAAGGACGCGCGGACATGA
- a CDS encoding PucR family transcriptional regulator — MPDHNSPGLDRRRDHKLTVEDLLRSPALQLRLLAGEAGLSRSVSWAHVSELDDPTPWLLGAELIMTTGLGVPRSAARQRAYLRRLDDAGVSALALSAQLHVPPLHPAFFEAAEERGIPVLEVPLAVPFIAISQEVAAALQEDASHRLGAQLQVFGALRWLAAEDLDTATLFKRLERLSGYDVYLCTPQGRPLLAGVPVPPSLDVLPAEPDAPPTITGGFALPVSAPGGPAGFLVAFEREGARPAGLAVVQHIATVAALQVAMARHERETLRREGAETLAELLQDVLDPAAARRRLARLGLGSDLILLVVRHAGDDALRRALDDLPHLLLRRADDHYVLGPPALGPAVATVPAARAGASRPFPAGASLRLPQREAVWAASHAAESGKPLVHYGEDTTGRWLPDDPATLRALVEHVLGEVLAYDAAHDSHLLATARVWMEHNRHTDDAAAALHIHPNTLSYRLRRFATLTGRDLSSSGAFAEVWLALRAARQLGLWPV, encoded by the coding sequence GTGCCGGACCACAACAGCCCCGGCCTCGACCGCCGGCGCGACCACAAGCTGACGGTCGAGGACCTTCTCCGCTCCCCCGCCCTCCAGCTCCGCCTCCTCGCCGGCGAGGCGGGCCTGTCCCGCTCGGTCTCCTGGGCGCACGTCAGCGAGCTGGACGACCCCACGCCCTGGCTGCTCGGGGCCGAGCTCATCATGACGACCGGGCTCGGCGTGCCCCGCTCGGCCGCCCGGCAGCGCGCCTACCTGCGCCGCCTCGACGACGCCGGCGTCTCGGCGCTCGCGCTGTCCGCCCAGCTCCATGTCCCGCCGCTGCACCCGGCGTTCTTCGAGGCGGCCGAGGAGCGCGGCATCCCGGTGCTGGAGGTGCCGCTGGCGGTGCCGTTCATCGCGATCTCGCAGGAGGTGGCGGCGGCGCTCCAGGAGGACGCCAGCCACCGGCTCGGCGCCCAGCTCCAGGTCTTCGGCGCGCTGCGCTGGCTCGCCGCCGAGGACCTCGACACCGCCACCCTCTTCAAACGCCTCGAACGGCTGTCCGGCTACGACGTCTACCTGTGCACGCCGCAGGGCCGGCCGCTGCTCGCCGGGGTGCCGGTGCCGCCCAGCCTCGACGTGCTGCCCGCCGAGCCCGACGCCCCGCCCACCATCACGGGCGGCTTCGCCCTGCCGGTCTCGGCGCCGGGCGGGCCGGCCGGGTTCCTGGTCGCCTTCGAACGCGAGGGCGCCCGTCCCGCCGGGCTCGCCGTCGTCCAGCACATCGCCACGGTGGCGGCGCTCCAGGTCGCGATGGCCCGCCACGAACGCGAGACGCTGCGCCGCGAGGGCGCCGAGACGCTGGCCGAGCTGCTGCAGGACGTCCTCGACCCGGCGGCCGCCCGCCGCCGCCTGGCCCGCCTCGGCCTCGGCTCCGACCTGATCCTGCTGGTGGTGCGGCACGCCGGCGACGACGCGCTGCGCCGCGCCCTGGACGACCTCCCGCACCTGCTGCTGCGCCGCGCCGACGACCACTACGTGCTCGGGCCGCCCGCGCTGGGCCCGGCCGTCGCCACGGTCCCGGCCGCCCGCGCCGGGGCCAGCCGCCCGTTCCCGGCCGGCGCCTCGCTGCGCCTGCCGCAACGCGAGGCCGTCTGGGCCGCCTCGCACGCCGCCGAATCAGGCAAGCCGCTGGTCCACTACGGCGAGGACACCACCGGCCGCTGGCTCCCCGACGACCCCGCCACCCTGCGCGCCCTGGTCGAGCACGTCCTCGGCGAGGTGCTGGCCTACGACGCCGCCCACGACTCCCACCTGCTCGCGACCGCGCGCGTCTGGATGGAGCACAACCGCCACACCGACGACGCCGCCGCGGCCCTCCACATCCACCCGAACACGCTGTCCTACCGCCTGCGCCGCTTCGCGACCCTGACCGGCCGCGACCTGTCGTCAAGCGGCGCTTTCGCCGAGGTCTGGCTCGCCCTCCGCGCCGCCCGCCAACTCGGCCTCTGGCCCGTCTAG
- a CDS encoding glycoside hydrolase family 38 C-terminal domain-containing protein — protein sequence MTTEIVVVPHTHWDREWYEPFQRFRLRLVALLDEVLDTMEREPGYHFTLDGQLACVDDYLEVRPENRDRIAALVEAGRLAIGPWQILLDEFLCSGENIVRNLELGMDRADKLGGAMPVGYLPDMFGHTAQMPQILRKAGLLHACVYRGVPSAVVTDAFAWVAPDGTAIRTQYLPAGGYGNGAHLFHDPAGLAERAAAFVATMRRWHGPEGPLLAMYGTDHSAPVRGLPEMVAAIGARMDTLSGYITANNGAYDGDVDGLPRVTGELRSHARANILPGVISVRAHVKQAMGRAERMVERYAEPLAALWGGEWPGRFLDMAWWRLVDASGHDSVTGCGVDETAQQVAARIAEAEHLGQAVRDMVTARLAAGVPSDGVLVVNPTPAARAGVVLLDVAGSDPLVDAAGATVPLQPLEYAPTLLLDEEMDPATALTFIHGTELYGQHITGWSAEDGVLTFTVARESALAFDVADLRDALDGVTRVRILAEPRRTVAALVQAPPLGHTSLRPRPADQVFTASRTEGAVPAGSHDPACWLASGSAPLPVRCDGQTLDNGLLRVTIAADGTLTLFGADGTTVTGAGRIVDGGDVGDTYNYAPPAEDLLVTDPVQMESELVHSGPLVAAVDVRRAYRWPAAGDGVPDTPEVPAPRRASRTEEVVVATRVELRAGEPFVRLHVEFDNRCADHRVRLHVPLPEPATQSHAEGQFAVVTRGLTAEAGCGETPLPTFPASGWVAAGRVAALLEHVTEYELTGDGDLALTLLRSVGYLSRNRNALRPEPAGPQLPTPAAQSRGLRTVRLALMPCASWQDVPPAAEVFRHDLLTVAGTAEPTRPLPAPAAGLSVTGDGVTMTSLRMRDDWHELRVVALTPDPTEAVITGDLAEARHADLRGRPGDPVPVQDGTVRLPLKPWEIATIQFRKL from the coding sequence GTGACCACGGAGATCGTCGTCGTCCCGCACACGCACTGGGACCGCGAGTGGTACGAGCCGTTCCAGCGGTTCCGGCTGCGCCTGGTGGCGCTGCTGGACGAGGTGCTCGACACGATGGAGCGCGAGCCCGGCTACCACTTCACCCTGGACGGCCAGCTCGCCTGCGTCGACGACTACCTGGAGGTGCGGCCGGAGAACCGCGACAGGATCGCCGCGCTGGTCGAGGCCGGGCGGCTGGCGATCGGGCCGTGGCAGATCCTGCTGGACGAGTTCCTGTGCTCGGGCGAGAACATCGTGCGCAACCTCGAGCTCGGCATGGACCGGGCCGACAAGCTGGGCGGCGCGATGCCGGTCGGCTACCTGCCGGACATGTTCGGGCACACCGCCCAGATGCCGCAGATCCTGCGCAAGGCCGGGCTGCTGCACGCGTGCGTGTACCGGGGCGTGCCGTCCGCGGTCGTCACCGACGCCTTCGCCTGGGTCGCGCCCGACGGCACCGCGATCCGCACCCAGTACCTCCCGGCGGGCGGCTACGGCAACGGCGCCCACCTGTTCCACGACCCCGCCGGGCTGGCCGAGCGGGCGGCGGCGTTCGTCGCCACGATGCGGCGCTGGCACGGGCCCGAAGGGCCGCTGCTGGCGATGTACGGCACCGACCACTCGGCGCCGGTGCGCGGGCTGCCCGAGATGGTGGCGGCGATCGGCGCCCGCATGGACACCTTGTCCGGCTATATCACTGCAAATAACGGCGCATATGACGGCGACGTGGACGGGCTGCCGCGCGTCACCGGCGAGCTGCGCTCCCACGCCCGCGCCAACATCCTGCCCGGCGTCATCTCCGTCCGCGCCCACGTCAAGCAGGCCATGGGCCGCGCCGAGCGCATGGTCGAACGCTACGCCGAGCCGCTGGCCGCGCTCTGGGGCGGCGAGTGGCCCGGCCGCTTCCTCGACATGGCCTGGTGGCGGCTCGTGGACGCCAGCGGCCACGACTCGGTGACCGGCTGCGGCGTCGACGAGACCGCCCAGCAGGTGGCCGCCCGCATCGCCGAGGCCGAGCACCTCGGGCAGGCCGTCCGCGACATGGTGACCGCCCGGCTGGCCGCCGGCGTGCCGTCGGACGGCGTCCTCGTCGTCAACCCGACGCCCGCCGCCCGCGCCGGCGTCGTCCTGCTGGACGTGGCCGGCAGCGACCCGCTCGTGGACGCCGCCGGCGCCACCGTGCCCCTCCAGCCGCTGGAGTACGCGCCCACGCTGCTGCTCGACGAGGAGATGGACCCCGCCACGGCGCTCACCTTCATTCACGGCACCGAGCTGTACGGCCAGCACATCACCGGCTGGTCGGCCGAGGACGGCGTCCTCACCTTCACCGTGGCCAGGGAGAGCGCGCTCGCCTTCGACGTCGCCGACCTGCGCGACGCCCTCGACGGCGTGACCCGCGTCCGCATCCTCGCCGAGCCCCGGCGCACCGTCGCCGCCCTGGTGCAGGCCCCGCCGCTCGGCCACACCAGCCTGCGCCCGCGCCCCGCCGACCAGGTGTTCACCGCGTCCCGCACCGAGGGCGCGGTGCCCGCCGGCTCCCACGACCCGGCCTGCTGGCTCGCCTCCGGGTCCGCGCCCCTGCCGGTGCGCTGCGACGGCCAGACCCTCGACAACGGCCTGCTGCGCGTGACGATCGCCGCCGACGGCACGCTGACGCTGTTCGGCGCGGACGGCACGACCGTGACCGGCGCGGGCCGCATCGTGGACGGCGGCGACGTCGGCGACACCTACAACTACGCGCCGCCGGCCGAGGACCTGCTCGTCACGGACCCCGTCCAGATGGAGAGCGAGCTGGTCCACTCCGGGCCGCTGGTGGCGGCGGTGGACGTGCGCCGTGCCTACCGCTGGCCGGCCGCCGGCGACGGCGTCCCCGACACCCCCGAGGTGCCCGCGCCGCGGCGGGCGTCGCGCACCGAGGAGGTCGTGGTCGCCACGCGCGTCGAGCTGCGCGCCGGGGAGCCCTTCGTGCGGCTGCACGTCGAGTTCGACAACCGCTGCGCCGACCACCGCGTCCGCCTGCACGTGCCGCTGCCCGAGCCCGCCACGCAGTCGCACGCGGAGGGGCAGTTCGCGGTCGTCACCCGCGGCCTGACCGCGGAGGCGGGCTGCGGCGAGACCCCACTGCCCACCTTCCCCGCCTCCGGCTGGGTGGCCGCGGGCCGCGTCGCCGCCCTCCTCGAACACGTCACCGAGTACGAGCTGACCGGCGACGGCGACCTCGCGCTCACCCTGCTCCGCTCGGTCGGCTACCTCTCCCGCAACCGCAACGCCCTGCGCCCCGAACCCGCCGGCCCTCAGCTGCCCACCCCGGCCGCCCAGTCACGCGGCCTCCGGACGGTGCGGCTGGCCCTGATGCCGTGCGCGTCCTGGCAGGACGTCCCGCCCGCCGCCGAGGTCTTCCGCCACGACCTGCTCACCGTCGCCGGCACCGCCGAGCCCACCCGCCCCCTCCCGGCCCCGGCCGCCGGGCTGTCGGTGACGGGCGACGGCGTGACGATGACCTCCCTGCGCATGCGCGACGACTGGCACGAGCTTCGCGTCGTCGCCCTCACCCCCGACCCGACGGAAGCCGTCATCACCGGCGACCTGGCTGAGGCCCGCCACGCCGACCTCCGCGGCCGCCCCGGCGACCCTGTCCCGGTCCAGGACGGAACGGTGCGGCTCCCCCTGAAGCCCTGGGAGATCGCCACCATCCAATTCCGCAAACTGTAG
- a CDS encoding Gfo/Idh/MocA family protein, whose translation MRIALIGCGAVTQAVYVPLLSRRRDLFEVAAVCDLSRTLADAVGDRLGAPGRYTALEDMLDAGGFEAVLVLASGSHGETVRRALAAGYAVLCEKPLALTRAEVAELPEGRLMVGYMKQYDPAVRRAEELLAELGGPGVIRAVEVTVLHPSGESQLAFANLTQARDVDPGLLASLRAAERELVTRAVGGSAAVHSLYGIALGSICHDLSLLRRFTGSPAEVSHVETWDPAPGSVEISGPLPERGRYSIRWHYLEDYPAYRETVAIHHDTGTLELVFPSPYLMNAPTVLTVVSGAESRTEYRDVTEAFETQLAAFHAFVNDGKPPLTDAAGALEDIVTAQRIAARYAAQHELPIGGEAA comes from the coding sequence GTGAGAATCGCGCTCATCGGATGCGGCGCCGTCACGCAGGCGGTGTACGTGCCGCTGCTGTCCAGGCGCCGCGACCTGTTCGAGGTGGCCGCCGTCTGCGACCTGTCGCGGACGCTGGCCGACGCCGTCGGCGACCGGCTCGGCGCCCCCGGCCGCTACACCGCGCTGGAGGACATGCTCGACGCCGGCGGCTTCGAGGCCGTGCTCGTGCTCGCCTCCGGCTCCCACGGCGAGACCGTGCGCCGCGCGCTCGCCGCCGGGTACGCCGTGCTGTGCGAGAAGCCGCTCGCGCTCACCCGTGCCGAGGTGGCCGAGCTGCCCGAGGGCCGGCTGATGGTCGGCTACATGAAGCAGTACGACCCCGCCGTGCGCCGGGCCGAGGAGCTGCTGGCCGAGCTGGGCGGCCCAGGCGTGATCCGCGCGGTCGAGGTGACCGTGCTGCACCCGAGCGGGGAGTCCCAGCTCGCCTTCGCCAACCTCACCCAGGCCCGCGACGTGGACCCCGGGCTGCTGGCCTCGCTGCGCGCCGCCGAGCGCGAGCTGGTGACCCGGGCGGTGGGCGGCTCCGCGGCCGTGCACAGCCTGTACGGCATCGCGCTCGGCTCGATCTGCCACGACCTGTCGCTGCTGCGCCGCTTCACCGGCTCGCCGGCCGAGGTCTCGCACGTCGAGACGTGGGACCCCGCGCCCGGCTCGGTGGAGATCTCCGGCCCGCTGCCCGAGCGGGGGCGCTACTCCATCCGCTGGCACTACCTGGAGGACTACCCGGCCTACCGGGAGACCGTGGCGATCCACCACGACACCGGCACGCTGGAGCTGGTGTTCCCCTCGCCGTACCTCATGAACGCCCCGACCGTGCTCACGGTGGTGTCGGGCGCGGAGAGCCGCACCGAGTACCGCGACGTCACCGAGGCGTTCGAGACGCAGCTCGCCGCGTTCCACGCCTTCGTCAACGACGGCAAGCCGCCGCTCACCGACGCGGCCGGCGCGCTCGAGGACATCGTCACCGCGCAGCGCATCGCCGCGCGCTACGCCGCGCAGCACGAGCTGCCGATCGGAGGAGAGGCCGCGTGA
- a CDS encoding TIM barrel protein: MPVKVANAPVSFGVFELSDAPPPLGPDAMVRALAEAGYEGIDSGPIGYLGTGSALADRLSGHGLLLAGGWVDLRYGDAEAYARGLPALEAALEVFTAAPSAPEGFAPRPTLACSGSPERFARPGGIVPGLAAGEWPAYAARVQEAADRCRERGLEPAFHHHLGTYVETPEDVERLLELTDVKLCLDTGHLLLAGGDPVTALRDWAARVDHVHIKDGDTKIQAAALADGADLRELMGRGGFAPLGEGELDLPGVVRVLGEIGYSGWLVIEQDTLPGRRTVEQNIADQAANRRKLKELGL, encoded by the coding sequence GTGCCAGTGAAGGTCGCCAACGCTCCGGTCAGCTTCGGGGTGTTCGAGCTGAGCGACGCCCCGCCGCCGCTCGGCCCCGACGCCATGGTCCGCGCGCTGGCCGAGGCCGGCTACGAGGGCATCGACTCGGGCCCGATCGGCTATCTCGGCACCGGCTCCGCCCTGGCCGACCGGCTGTCCGGGCACGGGCTGCTGCTCGCCGGCGGCTGGGTCGACCTGCGCTACGGCGACGCCGAGGCGTACGCGCGGGGCCTGCCCGCGCTGGAGGCCGCGCTGGAGGTGTTCACGGCCGCGCCGTCCGCGCCCGAGGGGTTCGCGCCCCGGCCCACGCTGGCCTGCTCCGGCTCGCCCGAGCGTTTCGCGCGGCCCGGCGGGATCGTTCCAGGGCTGGCCGCGGGGGAGTGGCCGGCGTACGCCGCGCGCGTCCAGGAGGCCGCCGACCGCTGCCGCGAGCGCGGCCTCGAACCGGCCTTCCACCACCACCTCGGCACCTACGTCGAGACCCCCGAGGACGTCGAGCGCCTGCTGGAGCTGACCGACGTCAAGCTCTGCCTGGACACCGGCCACCTGCTGCTGGCCGGCGGCGACCCGGTCACCGCGCTGCGCGACTGGGCCGCCCGCGTCGACCACGTGCACATCAAGGACGGCGACACCAAGATCCAGGCCGCGGCCCTGGCCGACGGCGCCGACCTGCGCGAGCTGATGGGCCGCGGCGGGTTCGCCCCGCTCGGCGAGGGCGAGCTGGACCTGCCCGGCGTCGTGCGCGTGCTGGGCGAGATCGGCTACTCGGGCTGGCTCGTGATCGAGCAGGACACCCTGCCGGGCCGGCGCACCGTCGAGCAGAACATCGCCGACCAGGCCGCCAACCGCCGCAAGCTGAAGGAACTGGGACTGTGA
- a CDS encoding CehA/McbA family metallohydrolase, with translation MRGRWSLDDRLERILREVPFEVPPGTAAVTVRLSYDRAQGVLDLGCGAPGGFRGWSGGARDTYTITPSWATPGYLPGEPEPGTWHVWLRLHRIPPQGLDFTLEIETSATVPAEPPVAEPPHGERPPRRDLPAVDGLHWYAGDFHAHTLHSDGALTIAELAELAKGRGLDFLAVTDHNTVSHHPWLAKAGRGITLIPGQEVTTDRGHANVFGDVGWVDFREPAGSWLEHAERAGGLMSVNHPLGGDCAWLLPLERRPRHAEVWHSGWWDRRWGAPIAWAEAWRDDVIAIGGSDFHRHGSDGLPGEPTTWVLAEDPATVLDGVRAGRVAISAGPDAPLLLRLGDELLALDADGLVLVRPGGERQVIRGERVLVPAGDGPFRLETYENEVMALCQ, from the coding sequence GTGAGGGGCCGCTGGAGCCTGGACGACCGGCTGGAGCGGATCCTGCGCGAGGTGCCCTTCGAGGTCCCGCCGGGCACCGCCGCCGTCACCGTCCGCCTGTCCTACGACCGCGCGCAGGGCGTGCTCGACCTCGGCTGCGGCGCGCCCGGCGGCTTCCGCGGCTGGTCCGGCGGGGCCCGCGACACGTACACGATCACCCCGTCCTGGGCCACCCCCGGCTACCTGCCCGGCGAGCCCGAGCCCGGCACCTGGCACGTGTGGCTGCGGCTGCACCGCATCCCGCCGCAGGGCCTCGACTTCACCCTGGAGATCGAGACCTCCGCCACGGTCCCGGCGGAGCCGCCGGTGGCGGAGCCGCCGCACGGCGAGCGCCCGCCCCGCCGCGACCTGCCCGCCGTGGACGGCCTCCACTGGTACGCCGGCGACTTCCACGCCCACACCCTGCACAGCGACGGCGCGCTGACCATCGCCGAGCTGGCCGAGCTGGCCAAGGGCCGCGGCCTCGACTTCCTCGCCGTCACCGACCACAACACCGTCAGCCACCACCCCTGGCTGGCCAAGGCCGGGCGCGGCATCACGCTCATCCCCGGCCAGGAGGTCACCACCGACCGCGGCCACGCCAACGTCTTCGGCGACGTCGGCTGGGTCGACTTCCGCGAGCCCGCCGGGTCCTGGCTGGAGCACGCCGAGCGGGCCGGCGGCCTCATGTCGGTCAACCACCCGCTCGGCGGCGACTGCGCCTGGCTGCTGCCGCTCGAGCGCCGTCCCCGCCACGCCGAGGTGTGGCACTCCGGCTGGTGGGACCGCCGCTGGGGCGCCCCGATCGCGTGGGCCGAGGCGTGGCGCGACGACGTGATCGCGATCGGCGGCAGCGACTTCCACCGCCACGGCTCCGACGGCCTGCCCGGCGAGCCCACCACGTGGGTGCTGGCCGAGGACCCCGCGACCGTGCTCGACGGGGTGCGCGCCGGGCGCGTGGCGATCTCGGCGGGGCCGGACGCGCCGCTGCTGCTGCGCCTGGGCGACGAACTGCTGGCGCTCGACGCCGACGGGCTGGTCCTGGTCCGGCCCGGCGGCGAGCGCCAGGTGATCAGGGGCGAGCGCGTGCTGGTGCCCGCCGGTGACGGACCGTTCCGGCTCGAGACGTACGAGAATGAGGTGATGGCGCTGTGCCAGTGA
- a CDS encoding ABC transporter ATP-binding protein, translating into MAAIELRGLTKVYPGGVKALDALDLVIPDGEFFALLGPSGCGKTTLLRTIAGLEAATGGSVHIGERDVTGTQPGGRDVAMVFQDYALFPHMDVTDNIAYPLRIKKVAKGARRDKAAEVGARLGLEHLMDRRPGQLSGGQQQRVALARVMATQAQAFLFDEPLSNLDARLRLEARTFLKKLQRELGVTTVFVTHDQAEALAMADRMAVMEAGHIRQIGTPAEVFRRPANTFVAAFIGSTPMNLLDGSVRGDTLEVAGCKVAVPGSAEGRLNDGEKIVYGVRPEYMAYSAGPAEGALGGKVAIVENLGASHLVTLDVNDVTVQAVVPEGAEPAVGDDGYAVPRRDRALVYRDGELVS; encoded by the coding sequence ATGGCCGCCATCGAACTACGCGGGCTGACCAAGGTCTACCCCGGCGGAGTGAAAGCCCTCGACGCGCTCGACCTGGTCATCCCGGACGGCGAGTTCTTCGCCCTGCTCGGGCCCTCCGGCTGCGGAAAGACCACCCTGCTGCGCACGATCGCCGGGCTGGAGGCCGCCACCGGCGGGTCCGTGCACATCGGCGAGCGCGACGTCACCGGCACCCAGCCGGGCGGCCGCGACGTGGCCATGGTCTTCCAGGACTACGCGCTGTTCCCGCACATGGACGTCACCGACAACATCGCCTACCCGCTGCGGATCAAGAAGGTCGCCAAGGGTGCCCGCCGCGACAAGGCCGCCGAGGTCGGGGCGCGGCTCGGGCTGGAGCACCTGATGGACCGGCGGCCGGGGCAGCTGTCCGGCGGGCAGCAGCAGCGCGTCGCGCTGGCCCGCGTCATGGCGACCCAGGCGCAGGCGTTCCTGTTCGACGAGCCGCTGTCCAACCTGGACGCCCGGCTGCGGCTGGAGGCGCGCACGTTCCTGAAGAAGCTGCAGCGCGAGCTGGGCGTCACCACCGTCTTCGTCACCCACGACCAGGCCGAGGCCCTGGCGATGGCCGACCGGATGGCCGTGATGGAAGCGGGGCACATCCGGCAGATCGGCACGCCGGCCGAGGTGTTCCGGCGGCCCGCGAACACGTTCGTGGCCGCGTTCATCGGCTCCACCCCGATGAACCTGCTCGACGGGAGCGTACGAGGTGACACGCTGGAGGTGGCAGGCTGCAAGGTGGCCGTCCCCGGCTCGGCGGAGGGACGGCTGAACGACGGAGAGAAGATCGTGTACGGCGTGCGTCCCGAGTACATGGCCTACTCGGCCGGGCCCGCGGAGGGCGCGCTCGGCGGGAAGGTGGCCATCGTGGAGAACCTGGGTGCCTCCCACCTGGTGACGCTCGACGTGAACGACGTCACGGTGCAGGCCGTCGTCCCCGAGGGCGCCGAGCCGGCCGTCGGCGACGACGGCTACGCCGTGCCGCGCCGCGACCGGGCGCTGGTCTACCGGGACGGGGAGCTGGTGTCGTGA